One genomic window of Halococcus sediminicola includes the following:
- a CDS encoding uracil-DNA glycosylase, with the protein MPDYPDPDSKNVLAPGCGRCPALADARECISWGNGSLDAELVVVGEAPGAGTPEADRWKGGNWTGMAYTARHSGRKIRDLFADLGFDNDDLYYTNAVKCFPEGEDGSNREPTSEERTNCRPYLETEIEEIEPRAVVATGKHATTSLLATEGKSIDGFLDSILEPVALESLETTLVPVLHPSYQAVWLSRLDYTHEGYLDAIAETLAGVE; encoded by the coding sequence ATGCCCGACTATCCCGACCCCGACTCGAAAAACGTCCTCGCGCCCGGCTGTGGGCGGTGCCCGGCGCTCGCCGACGCCCGTGAGTGCATCTCGTGGGGCAACGGCTCGCTCGATGCGGAACTCGTGGTCGTCGGCGAAGCGCCCGGTGCCGGCACGCCCGAGGCCGACCGCTGGAAGGGCGGCAACTGGACCGGCATGGCCTACACCGCACGTCACTCCGGGCGCAAGATTCGAGATCTCTTTGCCGACCTCGGCTTCGACAACGACGACCTATACTACACGAACGCCGTCAAGTGCTTTCCAGAGGGCGAGGACGGATCGAACCGCGAACCCACGAGCGAAGAGCGGACGAACTGCCGGCCGTATCTCGAAACCGAGATCGAGGAGATCGAGCCGCGCGCCGTCGTCGCGACCGGCAAACACGCCACGACGAGCCTGCTCGCCACCGAGGGAAAGAGCATCGACGGCTTCCTGGACTCGATCCTCGAACCGGTCGCGCTCGAAAGTCTCGAAACGACGCTCGTGCCGGTGCTGCATCCCTCCTATCAGGCGGTCTGGCTCTCACGGCTCGACTACACCCACGAGGGCTATCTCGACGCCATCGCCGAGACGCTCGCCGGGGTCGAGTGA